The stretch of DNA TATTTTACCATATTGCTTACGAAGAGTACTCTTGCTTATAAGTGCATTAGACATTAAGACCACTCCTTACTAACGCCAAACATGTGGCCAATCAAATTCCATCCCCCACTACACCAAAAAAAAATCCTTCGACCCGCCTTCGCCAAGGCTTCTGCGGGCAGACGGCGTTTACTGCTGCTGCATCCTCCATAGCTTTACGCTAAAGAGGAAGCCTGATGAAGCATCAGAACAATAGACAAGCCTGCATAACAACGCTATGCAAGCTCTACTTTTGCGCCAACTTCTTCAAGTTTCTTTTTCATCTTTTCTGCATCAGCTTTTGCTACTGATTCAGCGATGACAGCTGGCGTTTCTTCTGTTAATTTTTTAGCATCAGAAAGCGCAAGATTAGGAATAACTTCACGCAATGCTTTAATTACTTTGATCTTCTCAGCGCCTGCATCTTTAAGCGTTACTTTGTATTCGCTTTTTTCTGCTGCTGCTGGAGCTGCTTCTGCAGCTGCCGCCGCTGGAGCTGCTGCTGCCATTGGCATAGCTGCTGAAATACCAAATTTTGATTCAAGAGCTTTAACAAGATCAGCAAGCTCAAGAACTGTCATATTGCCAATTTCATCAATAAATTTTTCGTAAGATTTTGCTGCCATTGCAATCCCTAAACATTTAAAAAATAAATACTAAACAAACACTATCAATTATCATACAAATAAACTTATTAACTATGCTTGTTTTTGCTTTTCAATTTCTTTTAAAGCAACAAGAAGCTTAACCAACATAGAATTAAGTCCACACACTAGCGAGGTCAATGGAGCATTAAGCGTACCACATAGCTGAGCAAGTAGTACTTCTCTTGATGGAAGAGATGCAATACGAGATATTGCCATCTTATCCAAAAACTGCGCATCCACACAACCAACAACAAGACCAAGAGCTTCATTCTTTTTTGAAAAATCACTCAGAGTTTTTGCTACGCCTGAAAGCTCAGCTGCATCATAAGCAAAAACGACACCTAATTGATTTTTACAATGAGAAAGAAGTCCATCGGCGCCATCAATTCCTGCAAGAGCTCGTTTAACAAGCCGCATCTTTGCAATTTTAAGCGCGCCACCTTTTGCTCTCAACTGCCTTCTTAATTGTTGCATTTGTTCAACAGTTAATCCGGAATAGTTAACAAAAAAGGTGCCCCTATTTGCCAAAAAATCTTTATGAAACAACTCAACAACTGATTCTTTTTGTTGCCGATTCATCGCAACCTCTTTACCTATAAGGAACGCACAAATTCATCAGAATTAATCGAAATACCAATGCCCATTGTTGAGGACATGGTCATTTTCTTTAAATACTTGCCTTTAGCGGTCGCAGGTTTTGACGCTACAACTGCCTTAACTAAAGCATCCAAATTATCATGAAGTTTTTGAACATCAAATGAAACTTTACCAATTGAAAAATGAACAATGCCTTGCTTATCATTTCTGAAGAAAGCACGGCCTCTTTTTAAATCAGCAATAATTGATTCTACTTCAAAAGTAACTGTACCTACTTTTTTGTTCGGTAACAATCCACGAGGACCTAGCACTCGTGCAAGCACACCAACTGCTCCCATGACATCCGGTGTCGCCACTGCATAATCAAAATCAAGCCAGCCACCTTGTACTTTTTCAATAAGATCTTCCATGCCTACAAAATCAGCACCTGCTTTTTTTGCTGCATCGGCAAATTCACCTTTTGCAAATACAATAATGACCTTTTCTTTCCCTTTGCTATGAGGCAAAACAACAGAACCTCGAACTGTTTGCTCACCCTTAGCTGGATCTATGCCCAAATTGATAGCCACATCAACAGCCTCATCAAATTTAGCAAAGGAAAGATCTTTAATTTGTTGCAATGCTGCATCTACACCAAGATCACCATTAGGTTTTTTTGATACTGCAGCTTGATATTTCTTTCCATGCTTAGCCATATTATATTTCCCTAGCTCAATCAACAACGTCAATTCCAATACTTCGCGCACTGCCAGCGACAATTTTTTTCGCTTGTTCTATATCTATTGCTGTCAAATCTGGCATTTTAATTTTTGCAATCTCTTCAATATCTCTCCACGAAATTTTTCCTACTTTTTGTTCATGCGGACGAGCAGAACCTTTTGTAAGATTTGCTTTTTTCTTAATGTAGTACGTAGCAGGAGCTGTTTTTACTCTAAACTCAAACGTACGATCCGTGTGTACAGTAATTTCCACTGGCACAGTTTCGCCCTTGCGACCGGCTGTTTGAGCATTAAATGCTTTGCAGAACTCCATAATATTAACTTGGTGTTGACCAAGTGACGATCCTACTGGAGGAGCTGGAGTCGCGCTACCACCCTGAATCTGAAGCTTAATTTTTGCTTTAACTATTTTTGCCATGATAGACAATTACCTCACTGATTATCGCTTAATTTGATGAAAGCCAAGTTCAACTGGGGTCATTCTGCCAAAAATACTAACCATAACCGTTAATTTTTCGTTATTATAGTCTACGCTATCAATAATCCCGACAAATCCAGCAAACGGCCCCTCAACTATATCTACCTCACTACCAAGTGAAAACTCTTCTCGCGTAATCTCAACCGCAACTTCCCCTTTAACTTGAGAAATTATACGGTCTATCTCTTTTTGTGATATTGGCTCAGGATTTTTGCCCCCCAAAAACCTCAAGACACGAATGCTTGCCGTTACAACACGAAGTGACTCGGGAGTCATTTCCATTTCGGCTAAAATGTAACCAGGAAAAAGCTGCTGATCAGCACTGTCATCTACAGTAAACATTTGCTTTGATTTAGCGGAAGGAACAAGAATCTCTCCAAAGAAATCTTGCATGCCTTCTGCCTGAATTCGCTTTTCAATGTCAACTTTAGCTGCTTGCTCATATCCT from Candidatus Babeliales bacterium encodes:
- the rplL gene encoding 50S ribosomal protein L7/L12, producing the protein MAAKSYEKFIDEIGNMTVLELADLVKALESKFGISAAMPMAAAAPAAAAAEAAPAAAEKSEYKVTLKDAGAEKIKVIKALREVIPNLALSDAKKLTEETPAVIAESVAKADAEKMKKKLEEVGAKVELA
- the rplJ gene encoding 50S ribosomal protein L10: MNRQQKESVVELFHKDFLANRGTFFVNYSGLTVEQMQQLRRQLRAKGGALKIAKMRLVKRALAGIDGADGLLSHCKNQLGVVFAYDAAELSGVAKTLSDFSKKNEALGLVVGCVDAQFLDKMAISRIASLPSREVLLAQLCGTLNAPLTSLVCGLNSMLVKLLVALKEIEKQKQA
- the rplA gene encoding 50S ribosomal protein L1, which gives rise to MAKHGKKYQAAVSKKPNGDLGVDAALQQIKDLSFAKFDEAVDVAINLGIDPAKGEQTVRGSVVLPHSKGKEKVIIVFAKGEFADAAKKAGADFVGMEDLIEKVQGGWLDFDYAVATPDVMGAVGVLARVLGPRGLLPNKKVGTVTFEVESIIADLKRGRAFFRNDKQGIVHFSIGKVSFDVQKLHDNLDALVKAVVASKPATAKGKYLKKMTMSSTMGIGISINSDEFVRSL
- the rplK gene encoding 50S ribosomal protein L11, giving the protein MAKIVKAKIKLQIQGGSATPAPPVGSSLGQHQVNIMEFCKAFNAQTAGRKGETVPVEITVHTDRTFEFRVKTAPATYYIKKKANLTKGSARPHEQKVGKISWRDIEEIAKIKMPDLTAIDIEQAKKIVAGSARSIGIDVVD
- the nusG gene encoding transcription termination/antitermination protein NusG, which translates into the protein MKRWYVVQVYAGYEQAAKVDIEKRIQAEGMQDFFGEILVPSAKSKQMFTVDDSADQQLFPGYILAEMEMTPESLRVVTASIRVLRFLGGKNPEPISQKEIDRIISQVKGEVAVEITREEFSLGSEVDIVEGPFAGFVGIIDSVDYNNEKLTVMVSIFGRMTPVELGFHQIKR